The Chanodichthys erythropterus isolate Z2021 chromosome 1, ASM2448905v1, whole genome shotgun sequence genome segment aaaagcatcttctcttacaaagctataaaaagcttttttttttttttttttttttcgcaaagagggcaagaaagaattattacagtgagagtgacgggtactttataGTCAGTATCGGGCTCGCAAATCACGTGGATAGGGCACtttagtgtttgtgtggatgaccatgtctgtcaccaccgaagaccatttttaacccaggaaaaaccctgcattgattcatttgaattgaaatatttaatactttcacagcaaaaattatgtatgtaattaattagattaaaatttttaatcgattgacagccctaatatatataaatatatataatatcttaacttaaatatatatatatacagtcatttGAAATCGTTTGGACACCCTATTGAATTCCATGTTTTTTTGTATCAgggcataataaaaaatcatgtggtccttggcaggtcttaaaatttggaaaataaaacctcagatgaacaacaaataacatatcacacagtgtcattatttgttaaacaaaaataaagccaaaatggAAAAGCCATTGGTGACAAAGTTAGGACACCCTTACTGTTAACATTTGAATAAAGAGGGTAGATAACAGTCAATTTCTTCTTATCAAATGTCTTTGATTAATTGATCATCAGCAAGTGTGATTAACTCTATAAAAGCTGAAGTTCTGGCAGTTTGAGCATCTGGAGACTTCAGGTGTGTGTTAACACAATGCCAAGGAGGAAAACATCAGCAATGATCTTGGAGCAGCAGTAGTTGCTGCCATCAATCTGGGAAGGGTTACAAGGCCATTTCCAAATAATTTGAAGTCCATCATTTACAGTGGAGACATTCAAAACAGACACCGATCTTCCCAGGAGTCGAGATGTTTGGCCATAATGCACAGTGCCAAGTTTGGGGAAAACCAAAAGAGAATATGAGCACAAACGCCTCGTTCCAAAATTCAAGTATGCGGGTATAGGGCTGATGATTTTAGGCTTGTTTTGAAGCCACAGGACCTGGGCACCTTACAGTCATTGAGTCGACCACGAACTCCTTTGTATACCAAAGTTTGGCCATAATTGGGTCACGCAACAGGACAATGATCCCAAGAACACCAGAAATAAAAGAATCGGCGTTGCAATGGCCCAGTGAAGTCCAGACCTCATCCTGACTGAATTGCTGTGGCGAGAGCTGTGCATTAACAAATGCCCACAAACCTTAATGAACTGGAACAATGTTGTAAAGAGGAGTGGGCAAAAATTCCTCCACAATGATGTGAGAGACTGATAGTTATCTAGAAAATGATTACTTCAAGTTATTCCAGCTAAAAGTGAATCTATAGGCAATTGAATCATAGGGGGTTGTAGGCTTTGGTCACCCATGGTTTTCCCATCTTGGCTTTGTTTATTATGCGGTTTTCATTGAAGCATACGTCACTCAGAGATCACGTTGCGTGCACACAAACATTCAAGTGCACAGAAACTTATCAACGCTGCCCCACgacttttattaataaaatagctTTGCTACTGAATCACTACATTATATTTCTCAGCAGCGAGGGGGGTAACATCGCTGGATTTAAAGTAATTAAACTCATAGCTTTATTGTTTGTGTAGAGAGACGCTGAACAGATGCAGGTAATTCACACATGCATCTCTTAACTTGCGTACTCAAATAAATGCTCTTATTCATTCATTGAAAGAAATGTAATCTTACTGCACTACTTTATCTCTGTGTCTGATTCAAAGCAGGCAGAATCTAACGAGTCATAACTGATGTAAACAACCTTCATTTTTACCCTTCTGGTCAAATATTATGATGTTAATGCTTGCCAATGACCATGGTATAAGCAGAATAATCCACCGCTAACTATGTATTAAACACACtaatacaaatgtattaaatacaCTCCGCTTCATGTCAGGTGGTTCTTTGCCTCTACGTCGtgcattaaaatcatttaatgcacagctagccATGGATTATCCCTCAAATATATAATGTTCAatctttttttggggggggggttaTCTTAAACAACAAGGTGGCTATTCCTTCCTCCTGAAGAGTTTAATTTAAGACCTGTAATTTTCATATAAAACccaaagaccttgattagctggttcatgTGTGggtgtattttttatatatatatatatatatatatatatatatatatatatatatatacagaaacACTGTTATAAACTATGCTTTTAAGAGTCTAAATTGACAGCTGAATTTGCTAGTTTTCATCCATTTGTTGCCTCTGTTCTCAGTGTAATAAAAggttgtgtgtttgtttctgtAGTGACTTGATTGGGTTTGAGAAGGCCTACTGCGAATACCGTCTGAACAGGGTGGAGAACGCTTTGAAAACTATCCAGGGAATCCCAGAGCAAACAGACAAACTCAAAGAACTCTACGGCCAAGTGGTGAGAATCGTGTGGTTTGTGTCAGAGTTTGCTGTCAGATTTTGCACAGGAAGTTTGAGTTTTAGGATTTGCTGTTGGAGTCAAAGTGCATGAGTTGATGCAGTTGTGTGTGTAGCTGTACAGACTAGAGCGGTACGACGAGTGTGAGGCTGTCTATAAAGACCTGATCAGAAACTCTCAGGACGAGTATGAAGAGGAGAGGAAGACAAATCTGTCAGCTGTGTTGGCGGCACAGAGCACCTGGGAGAATGCACAGCCGGTGAGTAATGCATGTGCGCTTATGTGGAAATGTGTTGATTTGCTTTAAGTGGTCATGTGACACATCtttcatgtgtgtgtttgtattcaGGAGGATCTGGGATTACCGGAGAGCTCATATGAGCTGTGCTACAATGCTGCCTGCTGCCTGATTGGTCAAGGGCAGCTCAGCCAGGCCATGCAGAAACTGCAGAAGGCTGAAGGTCAGAGGTCATGCCTTTATTTTAGGGTTTTCTTTAAAGGGAGAGATTGCATTATCATTGGAGAAAGCTAACGGATAACGTGCATTTAAAGACTTTACATGCAAATACCAAAGCTTTGTGATCagtaagataatttttttttggaaagaaatgaatacttttattcaacaagaaagcattaaattgatcaaaagtgacagtaaaacatttataatgttacaaaacatttctcaaataaatgctgttcttttaaccTTTCTGTTCAGGAAAGAATCCAGTTAAAAATGcatcatggtttctacaaaaaaatatgaagcagcacaactgttttcaacattgataataaatcagaaatgtttattgagcagcaaatcagcatatcagaatgatttctgaaggatcatgtgacaatgaagactggagtaatgatgctgaaaattcagctttgatcacaggaataaattacaattgaaaataaatatattcacatagaaaactagAGCTGCACCGATACTAAATTTCTTTGCCGATACTGATTATTTAGAATGATATATGCTGTAAACAACCCTTTCATTTGGTACATTACTATACAATTAGAGGTTGACATCAGAGTCCTGAATTTGTACTATATCTTTCAACATATACCCtctgatgttcatgcatgttttttgtTCTATATCTTGTATtgaagaggaagagaagatgCAAACTGAGGctctacagcaatctgtcacattacatttaaaagcgtcaaaatggcatttattgtttgactttcatgataaaatggacagaatttgaaagctgagacttttGTCAGAATTAAGAAAGCACAAAGCACTTTGcgattattggatgggaggcactGCAAATAATGTTTAGTGTTTGGGAAAAACCGCAGAcctgccatttttttttaactgttagtatgtttttctttaactttgacagcactaaattCAACATAAgagagatttatttattttttttttccccacacacATTATGGTTGCAGTCTGAACACGTTTTGATTGACATGATATAATTGATCATTAGCTGTTTTAAAACAATCGGCCAGTGATAATTGCttttatcggccgataccgattattgaCCGATACATCGGTGCACTCCTATagaaattaaaattgtaatatttcacaatattactgtttttaatgtatttttactcAAATAAATGTGCATAAATATTCAATGGCAAACATCTACTTGGTGGAGACCAGATTTCTGCAACCTCCGGAGGTCGCAGGGGGTCTCTGGATCGTATGTTTTTAATCAACTGGGTGGAACTGCCGGGAAATCATGTTGTGAAATCCTAACCAGACAGCTTATTTACTGTCAAAAGAGCCTCTAGCAGTGCATTACAGCTTTTGGTTTGGCTCATAAAATCTGTAGGTGGTGAAATGCTTCCGTTTTATCGTTTTGTGTCAATGAATGATCCATTTAGCATGAAATCTCATATGGAAGTGTATGTAATACTGTGGTTCAGTACATCTTGTCTTTGTTCACTAATGCTGCACCAGCTTTAACAAAATTAGCTTCCGCGAGCCGCCTACACAGTTTCACTCTGAGTCTCTGCGACTTTTGAGAATAACGTGAGCTGGCTAAGAATAAAATGAATGAGTCAGtcagtttgtgtttgttttatgcatttgttttctttgtttttcccAGAGTTGTGCAGGAAGTCTTTGGCCGAGGACTCTGTGAGTAATTCTTCCATATTATATTCTGATGTGTTTGTAACACTTGTGCTCTTTCATTAGTGGATTTTGCTAGCACAAACCACAAGACCTCAAATATTTGTCATTAGTTTTGATTAATTGTGAAAATTGTTCTTTAGGATGTGACGGAAGAGGACGTTGAGTCTGAACTGGCCATCATTCACTCTCAGATGGCTTATGTGATGCAGCTACAGGGAAGAACCGAAGACGCCCTTCAACTCTACAATCAAGTCATTAAACTCAAGTATGTGTTACAAACTGCACATTTAATATACTCATACACCAACAGATGTCTTAATTAATAAAACAGCAAATACATGCTTGCATGGGTGATAAGATATGCAtagaaaaaactaaaaaactgCAGAAAATATTGATGCTTCTATTTAGTCTGGCTTCTATGTAGCGTCTTATAACTCtagtatttgtttatttgcatCGTTATCTATTGCTTCATATTTGAAAGCAGATAGCAGATATATTGGCCGACAAATCTAAATCCAAGtttttatgcagtttttttctgattacaaaaacaaaagtctccccattaaaagccatgtcgtAAGTACACAATTATAAGGTTCTCATTATAATAATttgtagcctatatgacagacttgtgCTGTTCATTGCACTCgactttattttcctttttgaagtgatttcaatcatattttaaGCAATTCAAAATCATCAtggcatctgaagtgtctcagctgaaggaaatgaTCCACTGTCGGCTTTAATATATaagccaaattttcttatcaagCGGATAAcgataacatttaaaataaacatatttcgGCTGATACCAATATTGTGGccaatatattgtgcatccctagttGAACAGGATTAGTTTGAAAGTTGCAGTAGAAGTTTTGATATCTATGTTAAGGTTGCCATATTAGACTCGCATTCGAGTTTTGGCTTTTCTCTTTGCGTTCAGGCCGTCTGATGTGGGTCTGCTGGCTGTGACTGCTAATAACATCATCACCATTAACAAGGTAAAACAAGGTTCTTCTTGTTTCGTTCTTTGCCTGAAGAGCTGATTGAGTCAGTGTTGTTTGTAACCAGTGTTTTTATCTGTGCTCTTTGAACCTCCAGGACCAAAATGTGTTTGACTCCAAGAAAAAGGTGAAACTGACCAATGCTGAGGGGGTTGAGCACAAACTGGCCAAAAAACAGTTGCAGGCCATTGAGATCAACAAAGCCCTGTTGGCCATGTACACTAACCAGGTGACCAACCAGTTTGTACTGTACAGTATGCATTCTTCTTGACTGATGTGACCTGTTTTGACGTCCCGGTTGTCGCCCCACAGGCTGATCAGTGCAATAAGCTGTCTGCGAGCCTGCAGGCCCAGAATCCCGGTCACCCCAGACCCGTTCTGATCCAGGTGGCCCAGCTCTGCCGAGAAAAACAGCACAACAAAGCCATAGAGCTCTTACAGGTATTTCGCCCTCCTTACACTGTTCATTTTTGCTCTTAATGGTTTTCTGTAAGCATTTCCGTCTCTCCTGCAGCGGTTTTCAGATCAGCATCCTGAGAGCGCATCTGGAATCAAACTTACCATGGCACAACTCTATGTGACGCAAGGTACGTTCATACAGaccgaacacacacacacacttacagagAGCAGACTGAACCTAAAAGGATCTTTGAAGTGTAATTTGTGTCTACCCCAcaacaggtcatgtgactaaAGCCTGTGACATCCTGAAGTCCATAGAAGAATTTAAATACAAACCAGGAATGGTGAGATTTCAtttgcttttttcatttttaaaggcATTTGTGAGGGCTGTCAGTAGATTAAGTTATTTGtgattaatttaaattgatttCTAGTTAATGCTGATTTTGCTAAACAATTTTTTTGCTATTTCCTACATTGTTGTTTAACCTTCAAAGACAGAGACAGCTGCCCATGGCTAAAAagaattattgtttttaaatatttaataacttctgaaatgctttaaaaagtgtCGTGAAGAGGGGATTCCTGGCCTTTAAGTGGTATCCCGTTTGTCTCCGTCAGACATTCAGAGATTCCGTAGTGAATGTGATTGTCATCAATTGTGATTTAGCATAGATTCGTCAAAGAAACCCATGCGATTTGTTCCTCTGAGCCAAAGAAGACTGATTTGTTGATGCTTAGTCCCACCCCTGCATCCAGATTGGTTGAAACGCTCATCTACTCAACCAATAAACATAGGTTTTTGTCTTTTGAACCACCAAATAGCATGCTTCTTTGGACATTTAAACAAACGTAAAGTGAAAGTAGTTGCGTGTGTATTTgcatgcacaaaaacaaacacaaaataacagATTTGCATGAGAGCACTCTCTGGCAAATCAAAAACGAGTATAAAACAGCAGTTCACATCAGATGAGACATTGACATTTAAACGAGTCACTACACAATGTCCTAGTGGAATTAATTCTGATGGAGATAAGTCAAAAGTTCCGTTTTGTTTATGTAAATAATACTTCGAAAGTTTGTGAAAATCATTTGCACTGTTTTCACAATTGTTTTCACTACTTAAAagaacaaaatataataataataatatacgcGTCACTTTTGCATCAGTGTTCTGTTATCATATAACAATGTCTCTATTTACTTCCTGAAGTATCTACGTATTTGCAttgtcagtaaaaaaaaaaacaaaaaaacaccagaCTTTCACTGAAAAGTGCCTATAATAATGTTGTAATAAATGGCTATAACTTGTTTAGGGACTGTTACATTTGGACAAACTTTCAACTGGAAGGCTAAAACATCCAAGTATAACTTTCTAAAGGAAAAAATCCAAACTTCAAATTGCTGCCGCATTTCTTAAATCTGGTAAATTCATCCATCATCAGACaaatttaaagtaaaattgGAACTTTAGCTAGATTGAAACTTCAATATctcctttttaaaataatttatatattgcaCTTGATGCTGACTGCTAGAATAGGTTAGAAAAACGAAGAAAAGTACAGATGAGTCAGATGccccaaaaaagttctaggTCTTTTAGGatcaagaaatgaaaagctacacactccatcaattaggCTCAAACATatgacatgctagaaacataataatcactgcaataatgattcaatcatagactcttaagtCTATTTAAAGTcaaacagtgacttttttttgtgtataaaAAACAAAGTTAAAGATGTTTTATTGGTGTTCCATCAGTCCTTTGggtttgtttttaatgtcacCCCTATCttttgctgttttgttttgtatattttaacagaTTTCTGCTCTGGTCACGATGTACACGCATGAAGAAGACATAGACAGCGCAATTGACGTATTCTCTCAAGCGATCCAGTATTACCAGTCAGAGCAGGTAAATGAGTGTGATGGCGGTTCAACAAGCCTTCATTCACTCAAAAGTGCataattgttatatatatatttatatatattataattttttttttcctctctctcagCCGGGGTCTGCTATCCACCTCTCTCTGGTGCGGGAGGCTGCCAACTACAAGCTGAAATATGGCCGTAAGAAAGAGGCCACCAGTGACCTTGAGCAGCTGTGGaaacagaacacaaatgatgtcCGTACGCTCGCCCAGCTCATCTCTGCATACTCGCTTGTGGATCAGGACAAGGCCAAAGCGTATCCTATATAGCGTATATCACTCAGATCTCAGCAGGAAGATCGCTGGTTTCTTTCTGTGAGCTGAGAAGATATTTAAGCTATGAAATAACATAAATGTTGTGTGCTCTTGCACTATTTTCTTGTGTTTTCCTGAGCGCTTTTATTCAGTCTGAGTAAGCACCTTCCTTCCCCGGACACCATGTCCTTTAATGTGGATGTTGATGAACTGGAGAACTCACACGGAGCCACGTATATCAAGAAGAAACCTGCCAAAGTCGTGGGCGAAAGCCAACCTAAAGAACAGGGGTAACAACCATTCATCTCAAGCAGAATCCTGAATGTTTGTGTCCTTAATAGTGAAAACACTTCATATCATTTTTAGCACCATTTAACACATTTGTTGATTTATTTCAGTCCAGAGGATgttaaaaagaagaagaaaaagaagaaaggtATGTCTGCTGCTGATCTCTAGTTTTATTAGCACTAACAAGGATACAAGAAGTCGTTCAGTTCATAATCTATTTTCTGTTCAGGTAAACTGCCCAAGAACTACGACCCCAAATCGACCCCTGACCCGGAGCGTTGGTTGCCGATGCGAGAGCGGTCGTACTACCGCGGCAAGAAGAAGGGCAAGAAGAAGGAGCAGGTTGGCCGCGGCACACAGGGCGCGACCTCTGGAGCTTCTGCCGAGCTGTGAGTTTACCGTGTCAAATGCTAAGAAAGAGCTTGCAtactactgttattttagtgtcattgcGATActgttgtagtttttttttaatccgtTTTAGTAGGGTTTTTTTTGTGAttcttgtctttttttaaatgtctatatagttttaattacttttatttCAGGTTTAGCTATGAGAAATTGAtgtttaaagtgcccctattatgctttttcagaaATCACCTTTATTGTCATGTGTAATAGAGCTgcttgtgaatgtaaaaggtataaagatcaaagtgcagattagggatgcacaatatatcagcTACCATATCGGTAATGGacgatatatgttcatttttaatgttatcattacCGGCCCGGTAAGAAAATTTGACCGATATATTAAaactgataaataatggatcatttccttcagctgagacacttcagatgcgcACTGTCCGCCATTATGGAtctgaattgcttgaaatatgattgaaatcacttcaaaaaggaaaatgcaGTGCAACGTACAGCGCAAGTCTGTCAAATAggctacataatattataatgagaacattaatattgtgtgtttttcatggtgagaattttgtttttgtaatcaggctctcaaaaattgtataattttgatttcgatttatcggccaatatatcgtTTATCGAATGTATTTCAAACGAtcgtttatatttcaaatataaaaagttaTCGGTATACACAGGtgaaaaaaagcacatttcTATAGTGTACTTAAAGTCctctattttcatgcactaattttgtacttaatatactaaaaaatcttctttagtacttcttaagataatcttaagaacatttaagtgtactcaactgtgctattttgaaacaccatgaaatatgaacatgaaagtatattaaaagcacattttagttcatatttcatggtgtctcaaaattacacagttgagtacacttaagAACTAAAGAAATGTTAGTATATCAAGTACAAAATCagtgcatgaaaatagagcactttaagtacactttctcacttcctgttacatacctatgcaaatttgttacataaTGCAGCCtctggtcttcattggctgccagt includes the following:
- the srp72 gene encoding signal recognition particle subunit SRP72, whose amino-acid sequence is MASGSGPVSALWTEINRCGQNGDFTRALKAVNKILHENKDDVTALRCKIVCLIQNGGFKEALGVINTHTKSLSSDLIGFEKAYCEYRLNRVENALKTIQGIPEQTDKLKELYGQVLYRLERYDECEAVYKDLIRNSQDEYEEERKTNLSAVLAAQSTWENAQPEDLGLPESSYELCYNAACCLIGQGQLSQAMQKLQKAEELCRKSLAEDSDVTEEDVESELAIIHSQMAYVMQLQGRTEDALQLYNQVIKLKPSDVGLLAVTANNIITINKDQNVFDSKKKVKLTNAEGVEHKLAKKQLQAIEINKALLAMYTNQADQCNKLSASLQAQNPGHPRPVLIQVAQLCREKQHNKAIELLQRFSDQHPESASGIKLTMAQLYVTQGHVTKACDILKSIEEFKYKPGMISALVTMYTHEEDIDSAIDVFSQAIQYYQSEQPGSAIHLSLVREAANYKLKYGRKKEATSDLEQLWKQNTNDVRTLAQLISAYSLVDQDKAKALSKHLPSPDTMSFNVDVDELENSHGATYIKKKPAKVVGESQPKEQGPEDVKKKKKKKKGKLPKNYDPKSTPDPERWLPMRERSYYRGKKKGKKKEQVGRGTQGATSGASAELDASKTASSPPTSPRPGSGSGSVASNAVPPRQQKPAAPAAARKKAPQKKKKGGKGW